CGCGCATCAAGGGGTACGGGTATGAGGTGTACATGGACGACACCATCGACGACACCCCCGAGATGCGGCGCAAGTACGCCCGCTTCGTGGCCCAGGAGGTCGCGAAGGACGGTCGGCTCCCCTCGTTCGACGGCGAGGCCATCGAGGAGGTCATCCTCGAGGCACGCCGCCGCGCGGGCCGCAAGGGCCACCTCACCCTCGAACTGCGTAACCTCGGCGGCCTCGTCCGCGTGTCGGGCGACATCGCCCGCTCGCAGGACGCGGACCTGGTCACGCGCGAGCACGTGCTGGAGGCGAAGGGCCGGAGCCGGTCCATCGAACAGCAGCTCGCCGACGACTACATCGAGCGCCGCAAGGACTACGAACTGCAGGTCGCCGACGGCTACGAGACCGGTCGCGTGAACGGACTCGCCGTCATGGGCGAGGACTCGGGCATCATGCTCCCCGTCATGGCCGAGGTCACCCCCTCGCAGGGGCCCGGCCAGGTCATCGCCACCGGGCAGCTTCAGGAGATGGCCGAGGAGGCCGTCCAGAACGTCTCGGCGATCATCAAGAAGTTCTCCGACGAGGACATCACCGAGAAGGACATCCACATCCAGTTCGTCCAGACGGGCGGCTCCGGCGTCGACGGCGACTCCGCGTCCATCACGGTCGCGACCGCCGTCATCTCCGCGCTGGAGGACGTCGGCGTCGACCAGAGCCTCGCGATGACGGGCTCGCTGTCGGTCCGGGGCGACGTGCTCCCGGTCGGCGGCGTCACCCACAAGATCGAGGCCGCCGCCAAGTCGGGCTGCACGCGCGTCATCATCCCGAAGGCGAACGAGCAGGACGTGATGATCGAGGACGAGTACAAGGAGATGGTCGAGATCATCCCGGTCTCGCACATCTCGGAGGTGCTCGACATCGCGCTCGAGGGCGAGGCCGAGAAGGACTCGCTCGTCGACCGCCTCAAGAGCATCACCGGCTCTGCGCTGGAGAAGACCGGCGAGGGCGCCGGCGCTGGCCCGACCAGCCCCAGCCCGCAGTAACGACCGACACTCCCTTTCTCTCCACGACACAGTGACGCGCTGGACGGCGTTCGTCGGACTGAGCGGCGTCGTTCTCGCGCTGTTGCTCGGCCTCGCGCGACTCTCTGAGGCGCAGTTCTCTTCGACACCAGAGCCGGCGGCTCGCACTCCCGACACGCCCAGCGCCCCCGAGGACACTGGTCCGGCGACGACGACCCCGTACCACCCGGCCGCGGACCACGACCCCGGACTGGCGACGCCGGAGCGCAGCCCCGTTGCCGACAGGGAGGCGGTCACGGCGATGTCCGCCGGCACCCTGTTGGCCAACGTCGCCATCTCGCAGGGCACCTTCGGCGCGCTGCTCGTCGCCGCGGCGGTGTGGGCCAGCGTGCCCGCCGACGCGTTGGGACTCGTTCCGCTCGTCACGCCCGCGACCCTCGCGCTGGGCGTCGCGCTCGGCGTCGCGCTGTGGCTCGCCAGCGAAGCCGGCGGTCGCCTCGCCGAGCGGTGGGGCGTGGCGGTGAACGAGGAGATGCGCGGCGCGCTCGCGCCGCGTTCGCGGGTCGGCTGGGCCGTCCTCCTGCTGGCGGTGTTGCCGACAGTGGCGCTGTTCGAGGAGTTCCTCTTCCGGGCGGTGCTCGTCGGCGCGTTCTCGACCGCCGCCGCCGCGACCGGCGTGCCCGCCTCCCCGTGGCTGCTCGCGGCGCTGTCGTCGGTCGCGTTCGCGCTCGGCCACGGCGCCCAGGGCCGCGCGGGCGTCGTCGCTACGGGGACGCTCGGGTTCGTGCTCGCGGCGGCGTTCCTCCTCTCCGGGAGTTTCGCCCTCGTCGCCGTCGCGCACTACCTCGTGAACGCGCTCACCTTCGTCATCCACGAGGGACTCGGGGTCGACTGGTGACGCCGGGCGACCACCGACCACGCCAGATCCGGCGGTAGTTCTATCCCGTCTGGTCGCTCGCATCCGGTATGCGAGAACTCGACGACCACGCGTGGGACATGGCCGCGGCGGCGGAGGAGCACGTCGAGGTGCTGAGCGTCGAGGCCGCCCACGAGGAGTGGGCGGCCCGCGAGGACGGAGGGAGCGACGACGACGACGCCATCTTCCTCGACGTGCGCGACGTGCGCGAGCGGTGGATCGAGGGTGCGATCCCAGACGACACGCACGCGCCGCGGGGGATGCTGGAGTTCTGGGCCGACCCGGAGACAACGTACTACCGCGACTACTTCGACCCCGACCGACGGTTCGTGCTGTACTGCAACGAGGGGGGCCGGTCGGCGCTCGCGGCGAAGGTGCTCCAGGACATGGGGTTCGCCGACGTGGCCCACGTCGAGGGTGGCTTCACCGCGTGGCAGGAGGCAGGGTACGACCAGGCCGACGTCGACCAACCGGACTACAGCGGGCGATAGTCTGGCCGCATACAACGGGCGATAGTCGGGCCGAAGCTACAGACGGGAACGCCACCGGCGACGGACGACAACTGCGCGTCATCCGTCGTCAGACCCAAATCGACGGGCCGAGCGTCACCAGCGCCGTTCCCAGAACCACGAGCACGGCGCCGGCGACGATGCCACGGGTGACGCGCTCGATGTCGCGAAGGAAGACGTACACGAACACCGTGGTGAACAGCGGTGCCGTAGAGGCCAGCGACTCGACGATGGCGACGCGTCCCGCGGGCATCGACAGCGCGCTGAACAACGCGATCAGGGCGAGGGCGGTGAGCCCGCCGCTGACCGCGAAGTAGCCGTACGAGCGGCGCTCGGCCGACCGAAACCCAGCGGATCCCCTGACGGCAGCGTACCCGAGGAAGACGGCCAGTGCACCGGCCTCGTTCAGCGCGACCGCCTGCAGTACGTCCGCACCACCGGTCCCGAGTCCGAACCGTCGGAGGACGTTCCCGAACGCGAACAGCGCTCCCGAGGCGAGGGGGTAGATCAGGTCACGGGTCGTCCACCCGGACACGTCACCGCCCTTGGAGAGGCTGAGGACGACCAGTCCGGTCACGAGGACGACGACGCCGGCCCCAGTCGTCGCCGAGACGGGTTCGGCGAGGAGCCCGAAGCCGAACGCGGTCGCGAACAGAGGTCGGGCGCTGACGACGGCGCTGTTGACGCTGGCACCGACACGGTCGACGCCGACGAAGATGGCCAACCGACCGACTGCGGTTCCGGTCGCACCCGCGAACAGGAACAGTCCGGCGACGGCTGGGTCGATCTCCGCGAACGCGTCGGCCCCCCGAGAGGCGAGGAGCGCGACGAGGAATATCGTGAGGTCGACCACGACGACGACAAGCGACGCCTGGAGGGCGGTCCCGTCGAGCGCCATCCCCCGCTTGTCGAGGACGGGGGTGAGTCCCCAGATGACGGCGGGCACGAGCGCGAGCAGGTACACCGTTGCATCGGGAGACAGTTCCATGGCACCAGTCACAGTCGCCGTCACATCAACGTGGTCGATCAGCCTGGTCGCGTGAGGCGGTCACCCACTCCGTCCACCCGACTTAGAACTCGCGGATCCCTTCGATCTCTCGGAGTCGCTTCGCGACCGCGGCCGGCGTCGCACCGTCGACCCCGCGCACGCGGTGGTCCGGGACGACGATCGGAATCGGGTTCGCGCGCAACGCTTGGCGAGCAGTCTGCAGATCCGACTCGTCCTCGTGGTCGAGTCCCGAGGTCATCCGGACGATCAGCTCCAGGTCCGCTTCGTCGCCGTACGGGAGCGTCCGCACGGACTCTAACACCTCCCGCTGGACCGTCGGGACGGTGATCGCGACCGCCACGTCGGCGAAGTCGTCCTCGGCGCCGTCGAAGTAGTCGTGGAGTCGGTCCAACAGCGCGTGAACGCCGTCGGCGTCGTCCGAGAGCGTCTCCGGGAACGACACCGAGAGGAGACGACCGCTGGCGGTCCCAAGCTCCACCGGACTGTCGATCGCGGCGTAGTCGCGACCGAACACACCCGTCTCCGGAACGCCTGCGTCTGTGCCTGCGGGCATGGCCCACCTTCGGTCGGGCACGCGTTTCAATCCTCGCCGACGAGTCGACCGCAGCCGTCGTTGGCGGGGAGGCGACGCAACGCTTTTGAACGGAAGGGGCCATCGATGTACATAGATGAACACTACTTCGGACGACCTCGCGCCGGCGGTGCGCTCCATCTTGGAGTCCGCAGCCGAGCGGCCCGGGGGCGACGAGCGGGTGGCCGTCTCGGCGCGGTCGCTCTCCGAGGCGTTCGCCGCGGCGGAGGCCGACGGTCGCGTGCCGGTGATCGCCGAGGTCAAACCGACGAGTCCGACGACCGACGGCGCTCGCGAGGACGACCCCGTCGAGTTGGCCGAGGCGATGGTCGCGGGCGGTGCGGCGGCGCTGTCGGTGCTCACCGAACCGGACCACTTCGGCGGCTCCGTCGAGAACCTCGAACGGATTCGTGAGGCCGTCGACGTGCCCGTGTTGCGCAAGGACTTCCTCGTCCGCGAGGACCAACTCGACGCCGTGGAGGCCGACGTGGTGCTCCTCATCGCGCGGTTCGTCGAAGACGACCTCGCGGACCTCGTCGCGGCGGCGCGCGACCGTGGGTTCCAGCCGCTCGTCGAGGTGCACACGCGTGAGGAACTCGCGGCGGCGTTGGCGGCGGGTGCCGACCTCGTCGGCGTGAACAACCGCGACCTCGGGCAGTTGGAGGTGGACCTCGCGACGTTCGAGCGCCTCGCGCCCGAAGCGCCCGACGACGTGACGCTGATCGCCGAGTCCGGCATCACGACGCCCGCGGACGCTCGCCGGATGCGCGAGGCGGGCGCCGACGGCCTGCTCATCGGGTCGGCGATTATGGACGCCGAGGGCGTCGACGACGCCGGCACCGGCGGCGACGTTTCTGCCAACACCCGGCGGTTTACGTCCGCGGAGACGGAGGACGAGGTATGAGCAGCGAGGGCGAGCGAAGCGAGACCTCGGATCGAGCGGGGAGCGACGCGACCCGCGAGAACGGCGGTGGCGGCGGGGAGCGAGTCTCCGCCGGCGACGGGAAGTTCGGTCGCTACGGGGGGCAGTACGTCCCCGAGGCGCTGATGCCCGCCATCGAGGAGTTGACCGACGCCTACGAGCGGTACGTCCTCAACAACGAGGACGGGTTCGTGGACGAGTTCCGCCGCCGACTCCGCGACTTCGGCGGCCGACCGACGCCGCTCCAGCGCGCGGACCGCCTCTCCGAGCGCTACGACACCGAGGTGTACCTCAAGCGCGAGGACCTGCTCCACGGCGGCGCGCACAAACTGAACAACGCCCTCGGGCAGGTGTTGCTCGCGAAGTACATGGGCAAAGAACGCATCATCGCCGAGACCGGCGCGGGCCAACACGGCACCGCGACGGCGATGGCCGCGGCCCACCTCGGGATGCCGTGTGAGGTGTACATGGGCGAGCGCGACATCAACCGCCAGCGCCCCAACGTGTTCCGGATGAAGATCAACGGCTCCGAGGTGACGCCGGTGACGACGGGCCGGGGGACGCTGAAGGAGGCCATCTCCGAGACGATGCGCGACTGGGCGACGAACGTCGAGGACACCCACTACGTCATCGGCTCGGTCGTCGGCCCGCACCCGTTCCCGCAGATGGTGCGCGACTTCCAGGCGGTCATCTCCGAGGAGGCGCGCGAGCAGGTGATCGACCAGACGGGCGGCCTCCCGGACTCCGTGGTCGCGTGCGCAGGCGGCGGCTCGAACACCATGGGCGCGTTCCACAACTTCGTCGGCGACGACGGGGTCGACCTGCTGGCCGTCGAGGCCGGCGGCTCCTCGCTCGCCGTGGACGAGGAGACGGGCGTCGCGCCCAACTCCGCGTCGCTGTCGACGGGGAGCGAGGGCGTCCTCCACGGCGCGCGCACGAAGCTCCTCCAGGACCACGACGGCCAGATCGTCGAGAGCCACTCCGTCTCGTCGGGGCTGGACTACGCCGGCGTCGGCCCGGAACTTGCGCACCTCGTCGACGAGGACCGCGTGACGCCCGTGAACGTCGCCGACGACGCGGCAATCGAGGGGTTCCACCGCCTCTCCCAAGAGGAGGGGATCATCCCCGCGCTGGAGACGGCCCACGCGTTCGGCTACCTCCACGAGCACCACGACGAGGTGGGTGACGTGACGATTGTCAACGTCTCCGGGCGCGGCGACAAGGATCTGGACACGGCCATCGAGGAGACCGCCCAGCGCGACATCCCGAACGCGCCGGACATGTCGATGTTCGAGGGGGGCCTGCGATGACCGGGCACCGCTCCAGCGAGGCCATCGCCGCGGCCTTCGCGGACGGGCCCGCGTTCGTCCCGTACCTTGCGGTCGGCGACCCCGACTACGAGTCCTCGCAGGCGTACGTGGAGGCGCTCGCGGCGGGCGGCGCCGACGTGATCGAACTCGGTCTCCCGTTCTCCGAGCCCATCGCCGAGGGGCCGACCATCCAAAACGCGGTCGTCCGCGCGCTGGAGGCGGGGATGACGCCGACGCGCTTCTTCGAGTTCGTCGCGGACCTCGACGTGGACGTGCCGCTGGTCTGTATGACGTACTACAACCTCATCTACCAGTACGGCGACGAGCAGGGGCCACGCCCGTTCGTCGAGCGTGCCGCCGAGGTGGGTATCTCCGGGTTCGTGGTGCCGGACCTGCCCGCAGAGGAGGCGGGGCCGCTGCGCGAGGCGTGCGACGAGTTCGGTCTCGACCTCGTCTCCATCGTCGCGCCGACGACCGGCGCAGAGCGCCTCAAGAAGCTCGTCGACGTGTCGTCGGGCTACCTGTACGTGCAGGCGCGCCTCGGCGTCACCGGCGCGTCGTCGTCGGTGTCCGACCAGACGGGCGAGTCGCTGGCGCGACTCGCCGACGTCGACCTCCCGAAGGCCGTCGGCTTCGGCATCTCCTCGGGCGAGCAAGCCGCGACGGTCGTCGAGGCGGGCGCCGACGGCGTCATCGTCGGCTCCGCGCTCGTCGACATCGTCGCCGAGGGACACGCGAACGACGAACCGACCGAGGCGGTCGCCGACCGCCTCGAGACGAAGGCGCGCGAACTGAAGCAGGGAGCGCTGGAGGGATACGGGCGACGGACGCCGGCACCCGAAGGTACATCTGATTGAGTCGTTCGCAAGCCATATACACCCGATCACGACACTACATACCAATGGAACTCGCCGGACTCGCCGCACGACTGGATCGCATCTCCACAGACGACCGCATCCTCATGGTGCCGATGGACCACGGCATCACGCTCGGCGCCGTGAAGGGGCTGAAGGACATCGAGGGCACCATCGACGCCGTCACGCGCGGCGGCGCCGACGCCGTGCTCACCCAGCCCGGCATCGCCCCGCGCGTCCACGACAACAAGAACGGCGCGGGCTACGTCGTCCACCTCAACGCCTCGACGGTCGTCGGCCCCGAGAGCAACGACAAACGCCAGACCGGGTCGGTGAAAAGCGCCATCCGCGCCGGCGCCGACGCCGTCTCGATGCACATCAACGTCGGCTCCGACTACGAGCCCGAGCAGATGACGTTCCTCTCGGAGCTGTGTGAGGAGGCCAACGAGTACGGCGTCCCCGTGCTCGCGATGGCGTACGCCCGCGGCGCGAACTTGGAGGGCGACGACCCCGAGCACGACGCCGAGTACCTCGGCCACGCCGTCCGCCTCGCCGAGGAGTGCGGCGCCGACCTCGTGAAGACCGCCTACTCGGGCGACGCGGCCAGCTTCGAGCACGTCTGCGAGTCGACGCGCCTGCCGGTGATCATCGCCGGCGGCTCGCCCGTCAGCGACCTCGCGACACTGGAGAACGTCCGCGGCGCGATGGACGCCGGCGCCGCCGGCGTCTCGATGGGGCGCACCATCTTCCAGCACGACGACCCCGAAGCGATGACGCGCGCGGTGTCGGCGGTCGTCCACGACGACGCCGACGCGGAGGACGCACTGTCGGCGTCCGGGCTGTAAGCGCGAGTCGTCGACACCCGGTCTTCTGGGCGACCCCGACAGTCTGTTAGAGGTGGCGAAGCGTCTCTGCCGACGGATCTTTCACGCCGATGTGAGCACCCATCAGGAGAACTGTGGTCAGCATCACTGCCACCGGCAACACCAACAACGGCGGCGTCGACACGAACACCAACGTACCGAGGAACGCGAGGACGAAGCCGATAACACCGTGGAACAGTCTGATCGCGATCTGTCGGACGGAGATGTACGTGTAGACGTTGATCGTCTCGAAGGGGCCCCAGGAGTGTCGGTTCGGATGCGCCCGGATGTCGGCGATCGGTGCCGTCAAGTGGACCACCGCGTAGGCGTACC
The DNA window shown above is from Halobaculum marinum and carries:
- a CDS encoding 2-amino-3,7-dideoxy-D-threo-hept-6-ulosonate synthase, producing the protein MELAGLAARLDRISTDDRILMVPMDHGITLGAVKGLKDIEGTIDAVTRGGADAVLTQPGIAPRVHDNKNGAGYVVHLNASTVVGPESNDKRQTGSVKSAIRAGADAVSMHINVGSDYEPEQMTFLSELCEEANEYGVPVLAMAYARGANLEGDDPEHDAEYLGHAVRLAEECGADLVKTAYSGDAASFEHVCESTRLPVIIAGGSPVSDLATLENVRGAMDAGAAGVSMGRTIFQHDDPEAMTRAVSAVVHDDADAEDALSASGL
- the trpB gene encoding tryptophan synthase subunit beta, coding for MSSEGERSETSDRAGSDATRENGGGGGERVSAGDGKFGRYGGQYVPEALMPAIEELTDAYERYVLNNEDGFVDEFRRRLRDFGGRPTPLQRADRLSERYDTEVYLKREDLLHGGAHKLNNALGQVLLAKYMGKERIIAETGAGQHGTATAMAAAHLGMPCEVYMGERDINRQRPNVFRMKINGSEVTPVTTGRGTLKEAISETMRDWATNVEDTHYVIGSVVGPHPFPQMVRDFQAVISEEAREQVIDQTGGLPDSVVACAGGGSNTMGAFHNFVGDDGVDLLAVEAGGSSLAVDEETGVAPNSASLSTGSEGVLHGARTKLLQDHDGQIVESHSVSSGLDYAGVGPELAHLVDEDRVTPVNVADDAAIEGFHRLSQEEGIIPALETAHAFGYLHEHHDEVGDVTIVNVSGRGDKDLDTAIEETAQRDIPNAPDMSMFEGGLR
- the trpC gene encoding indole-3-glycerol phosphate synthase → MNTTSDDLAPAVRSILESAAERPGGDERVAVSARSLSEAFAAAEADGRVPVIAEVKPTSPTTDGAREDDPVELAEAMVAGGAAALSVLTEPDHFGGSVENLERIREAVDVPVLRKDFLVREDQLDAVEADVVLLIARFVEDDLADLVAAARDRGFQPLVEVHTREELAAALAAGADLVGVNNRDLGQLEVDLATFERLAPEAPDDVTLIAESGITTPADARRMREAGADGLLIGSAIMDAEGVDDAGTGGDVSANTRRFTSAETEDEV
- a CDS encoding MGMT family protein → MPAGTDAGVPETGVFGRDYAAIDSPVELGTASGRLLSVSFPETLSDDADGVHALLDRLHDYFDGAEDDFADVAVAITVPTVQREVLESVRTLPYGDEADLELIVRMTSGLDHEDESDLQTARQALRANPIPIVVPDHRVRGVDGATPAAVAKRLREIEGIREF
- a CDS encoding DMT family transporter, with protein sequence MELSPDATVYLLALVPAVIWGLTPVLDKRGMALDGTALQASLVVVVVDLTIFLVALLASRGADAFAEIDPAVAGLFLFAGATGTAVGRLAIFVGVDRVGASVNSAVVSARPLFATAFGFGLLAEPVSATTGAGVVVLVTGLVVLSLSKGGDVSGWTTRDLIYPLASGALFAFGNVLRRFGLGTGGADVLQAVALNEAGALAVFLGYAAVRGSAGFRSAERRSYGYFAVSGGLTALALIALFSALSMPAGRVAIVESLASTAPLFTTVFVYVFLRDIERVTRGIVAGAVLVVLGTALVTLGPSIWV
- the trpA gene encoding tryptophan synthase subunit alpha; translation: MTGHRSSEAIAAAFADGPAFVPYLAVGDPDYESSQAYVEALAAGGADVIELGLPFSEPIAEGPTIQNAVVRALEAGMTPTRFFEFVADLDVDVPLVCMTYYNLIYQYGDEQGPRPFVERAAEVGISGFVVPDLPAEEAGPLREACDEFGLDLVSIVAPTTGAERLKKLVDVSSGYLYVQARLGVTGASSSVSDQTGESLARLADVDLPKAVGFGISSGEQAATVVEAGADGVIVGSALVDIVAEGHANDEPTEAVADRLETKARELKQGALEGYGRRTPAPEGTSD
- a CDS encoding CPBP family intramembrane glutamic endopeptidase, encoding MTRWTAFVGLSGVVLALLLGLARLSEAQFSSTPEPAARTPDTPSAPEDTGPATTTPYHPAADHDPGLATPERSPVADREAVTAMSAGTLLANVAISQGTFGALLVAAAVWASVPADALGLVPLVTPATLALGVALGVALWLASEAGGRLAERWGVAVNEEMRGALAPRSRVGWAVLLLAVLPTVALFEEFLFRAVLVGAFSTAAAATGVPASPWLLAALSSVAFALGHGAQGRAGVVATGTLGFVLAAAFLLSGSFALVAVAHYLVNALTFVIHEGLGVDW
- a CDS encoding rhodanese-like domain-containing protein; translation: MRELDDHAWDMAAAAEEHVEVLSVEAAHEEWAAREDGGSDDDDAIFLDVRDVRERWIEGAIPDDTHAPRGMLEFWADPETTYYRDYFDPDRRFVLYCNEGGRSALAAKVLQDMGFADVAHVEGGFTAWQEAGYDQADVDQPDYSGR